A region from the uncultured Macellibacteroides sp. genome encodes:
- a CDS encoding FecR domain-containing protein, giving the protein MNNFFNSLYSRFLFRKLNLDEFRELKHNLNKTSDDELKEMMGTAWEENHSLPLMNQRAKTQVKGNLSFYIQSEMKRTRQLFWLKRVVAASLLLVVSLGVWQMSVSGLPEQKPFFVEVKSGDKAQLVLPDGSAVKLNSASSLTYDFSDRSVRKVSLTGEAFFEVSKDKSKPFIVQVGELNIEVLGTSFNVSSYGEGNLIETSLLEGSIKLSGENLAHYYVLHPSEKAIYNRETKTIRIEPTDNGDETAWMQNRLVFDSEPLVSVIDKIERWYGVNIDLQCPEIAQDKISGSFSGEQLMYVMEALKMQYNVDYSINGNDVTIKMYKP; this is encoded by the coding sequence ATGAACAATTTCTTTAATTCTTTGTATTCCCGCTTTTTGTTTCGTAAGCTTAACCTGGATGAATTCAGGGAGTTGAAGCATAATCTGAATAAGACGTCGGATGACGAATTAAAGGAGATGATGGGGACTGCCTGGGAAGAAAATCATTCGTTGCCGCTTATGAACCAACGGGCGAAGACGCAGGTGAAGGGGAATCTTTCTTTTTACATACAGAGTGAGATGAAACGTACCCGGCAGTTGTTTTGGCTTAAGAGGGTTGTGGCTGCTTCGTTGTTGCTGGTGGTTTCGCTGGGTGTTTGGCAAATGAGTGTTTCTGGTTTACCCGAACAGAAGCCTTTCTTTGTTGAAGTGAAAAGCGGGGATAAGGCTCAGCTGGTTTTGCCGGATGGGTCGGCTGTGAAATTGAATTCGGCAAGTTCGCTTACGTATGATTTTTCTGATCGTAGCGTGCGGAAAGTATCCCTTACCGGAGAAGCATTCTTTGAGGTTTCGAAGGATAAATCGAAGCCTTTTATTGTGCAGGTAGGTGAACTGAATATTGAAGTGTTGGGTACCAGTTTTAATGTGTCGTCGTATGGAGAGGGCAACCTGATAGAAACGTCTTTGCTGGAGGGGAGCATTAAACTCTCGGGAGAAAACCTTGCTCACTATTATGTGTTGCATCCTTCCGAAAAAGCCATTTACAACAGAGAGACCAAAACGATACGGATAGAACCTACCGACAATGGGGATGAAACGGCCTGGATGCAGAACCGCCTGGTATTTGATTCGGAACCTTTGGTAAGTGTGATCGATAAAATAGAGCGTTGGTATGGCGTTAACATCGATTTGCAGTGTCCGGAAATAGCCCAGGATAAAATATCGGGAAGCTTTAGCGGCGAGCAGCTGATGTATGTGATGGAAGCTTTGAAAATGCAGTATAACGTGGATTATTCGATTAATGGAAATGATGTTACCATAAAGATGTATAAACCTTAA